Within the Flavobacterium sp. N502536 genome, the region CCACTTTAAGCGCACTTCCTTTCAGGCTTTTGAGTCCGTCGTAAATATCTTCTGCATTATTTTCATTCAATTTATCACGGGTCAAATCAGAGTTTACCATTTTCTCCGCATAATGCTTGATATAGTTTACTCCAATCTTTGCACCGGTTTGCACCAATTTACTGGCTCGTTCTATTTTTGAGGTAGGGATATAATCGATTGTTTTCATTGCTTGCTGTATATTTTCTCTTTAAACAGAAATTTTCCAAAATCTATCAGATGATTCATTGGGGCAACATTCATCAGTTCGAAAGATGCATTAACTGATTTCTCGATAAAAATATCTGTTTTTTCAAAGGCCGCAGACGAATCCTCTATCCAGAATTTTATGGTCATCATCAATTGCAGCCAGGCTGATTCCTGAAGGGCTTTTTCCTGAAATTTCTGAAATTTTTCCTGTTCCAATCTGTAGTCATCGGTAAGTATTTCCGACACATATTCTTTGAACGCTTCTCGAAGTGAAGTCAACTGTACTAAATTTTTAAGCGGGTTCCTGTCTATTTTCAGAGCTTGCAGCACATAACTTCTATTAGCCGTTAAAATCTCAAAAAAAGTAAAGTAGAAGCTTAACATTTTGTTTTTCATGTCATATTCGTGATAGTCCGCATTTTTATGCAGCAAATCAACTGTGTTTGCAAAAAACAATCTGAATATTTCTTTTTCTAAACCTTCCAATGTTCCAAAAAAAGCATAAAACTCAGCTTCCGTAAACTCATTTTCTTTCGCAAAATGATATACCGATTTTGGTTTTTGCCCCTTTTCTAAAACTTCCTCCATATATTTTGAAACGATATCTTCTCTTGTGATAGTCTTATTTTTAGTCGCCATTTCATTAAAATTTAGAATTTGCCTTAAAGGTAAGGAATGTTTAAGTACCTTTACTTTGCCTTAAACAAAATGCACTGTTAAATATATTATAAACTATCATGGCAAAGAATGTTTTACTAACCGGAGGCACTGGATTTGTTGGAAAACAACTAACCGATCTACTCATTGACAACGGGTTTACGGTATCGATTTTGAGTCGTACTGCCCGGGAAAACACCTCACTAATCACCTATTACAAATGGAATTTAAAAGTGATTATATCAACGAAGAAGCGATTCTTCAGGCTGATTATATCATTCATTTAGCAGGTGAAGGAATCGTGGAAAAAAGATGGACCAAAAGACGTAAAAAAGTCATTTTAGAGAGCCGTGTGCAGCCCATCGATTTGATTTTTTCGATCTTACAAAAAAACAATAAAGTGCTGGATGCTTTTATCTCGGCTTCGGCAGTTGGAATTTACGGTGCCGTTACCAGTCCTACTGTCTGCACAGAGGATACCGCTCCCGCAAATGATTTTTTAGGTGTAACCTGTGTGGAATGGGAACAAGCAGCAGCTAAAATTAGCGCTTTAGGCATTCGGACTGCTAAAATCCGAACCGGAATTGTTTTGGGGAGAAATGAAGGCTTTCTAAAAAAACTGGGACCCAATTTCAAAGCCGGTTTTGGTGTAGTGTTGGGCACAGGAAAACAATACCTTCCCTGGATTCATATTGACGATTTGTGTCAGATTTATTTAAAAGCACTTACAGACGAAAATA harbors:
- a CDS encoding NAD-dependent epimerase/dehydratase family protein → MAKNVLLTGGTGFVGKQLTDLLIDNGFTVSILSRTARENTSLITYYKWNLKVIISTKKRFFRLIISFI
- a CDS encoding TetR family transcriptional regulator C-terminal domain-containing protein; translation: MATKNKTITREDIVSKYMEEVLEKGQKPKSVYHFAKENEFTEAEFYAFFGTLEGLEKEIFRLFFANTVDLLHKNADYHEYDMKNKMLSFYFTFFEILTANRSYVLQALKIDRNPLKNLVQLTSLREAFKEYVSEILTDDYRLEQEKFQKFQEKALQESAWLQLMMTIKFWIEDSSAAFEKTDIFIEKSVNASFELMNVAPMNHLIDFGKFLFKEKIYSKQ
- a CDS encoding TIGR01777 family oxidoreductase, which translates into the protein MEFKSDYINEEAILQADYIIHLAGEGIVEKRWTKRRKKVILESRVQPIDLIFSILQKNNKVLDAFISASAVGIYGAVTSPTVCTEDTAPANDFLGVTCVEWEQAAAKISALGIRTAKIRTGIVLGRNEGFLKKLGPNFKAGFGVVLGTGKQYLPWIHIDDLCQIYLKALTDENIKGPYNACITDNTTNLSFSKSLAKLYGYKIWLPKVPAFILKIILGEMSEAILKGQRVSSEKIQKTGFEFQFTDLESALVNCLN